The following coding sequences lie in one Anas acuta chromosome 17, bAnaAcu1.1, whole genome shotgun sequence genomic window:
- the UNC119B gene encoding protein unc-119 homolog B, whose product MSGSKARAAAAAGPEKKPPPGTGGALSRLRGRRGSGDSATRPGAPWTESELLALETVRPEHVLGLCRVTENYLCKPEDNIYNIDFTRFKIRDLETGTVLFEIAKPSASEQDDEDEDDNSELDASAGRFVRYQFTPAFLRLRTVGATVEFTVGEKPVSNFRMIERHYFRDRLLKNFDFDFGFCIPSSRNTCEHIYEFPQLSEDLIRLMVENPYETRSDSFYFVDNKLIMHNKADYAYNGGQ is encoded by the exons atGAGCGGCTCCAAAGcgagggcggcggcggcggcggggccggagAAGAAGCCGCCGCCGGGCACCGGGGGAGCCCTCAGCCGCCTGCGGGGCCGCCGAGGCTCGGGGGACTCGGCGACGCGGCCGGGGGCGCCGTGGACTGAATCCGAGCTGCTGGCGCTGGAAACCGTCCGGCCCGAGCACGtcctggggctgtgccgggTGACGGAGA attATTTATGCAAACCCGAGGACAACATTTACAACATCGACTTCACCAGGTTCAAGATCCGGGACCTCGAGACTGGAACAGTGCTGTTTGAAATTGCAAAGCCTTCTGCTTCAG AGCAAGATGATGAGGATGAAGATGACAACAGTGAACTTGACGCTAGTGCAGGCCGCTTTGTTCGTTACCAGTTCACCCCAGCGTTTCTTCGTCTTCGGACTGTCGGTGCAAC AGTGGAATTTACAGTGGGAGAAAAGCCGGTGTCAAACTTTCGAATGATTGAGAGACATTACTTCCGAGATCGCTTGCTGAAGAACTTTGACTTTGATTTTGGCTTCTGCATCCCCAGTAGCAGGAACACATGCGAACACATCTATGAATTCCCTCAGCTCTCAGAAGACCTTA TCCGCCTGATGGTTGAAAATCCATACGAGACCCGCTCAGACAGCTTTTACTTTGTGGACAACAAGTTGATAATGCACAACAAGGCCGATTACGCGTACAACGGAGGACAGTAA
- the ACADS gene encoding short-chain specific acyl-CoA dehydrogenase, mitochondrial has protein sequence MAAALSRALPLALALSRGAPRARLHTVYQSAELPQTHLMLRQTCRDFAEKELMPLAAQLDREHRFPAQQVKKMGELGLLAMDVPEEYKGAGLDYLAYSIAVEEISRGCASTGVIVSVNNSLYLGPILKFGSEEQKHQWIAPFTSGEKIGCFALSEPGNGSDAGAATTVARLDGDEWVLNGTKAWITNAWDASAAVVFATTDKALKHKGISAFLVPMPTPGLSLGKKEDKLGIRASSTANLIFEDCRIPKANLLGQLGMGFKIAMQTLDAGRIGIASQALGIAQAALDCAVDYAEKRTAFGSPITKLQAIQFKLADMAVALEGARLLTWRAAMLKDNGKPFTKEAAMAKLAASEAATSIAHQAIQILGGMGYVTEMPAERHYRDARITEIYEGTSEIQRLVIAGQLLKAYRG, from the exons ATGGCTGCGGCGCTGTCCCGGGCCCTGCCCCTGGCCCTGGCGCTGTCCCGCGGCGCCCCCCGGG CGCGGCTGCACACCGTGTACCAGAGCGCGGAGCTGCCGCAGACGCACCTGATGCTGCGCCAGACCTGCCGCGACTTCGCCGAGAAGGAGCTGATGCCGCTGGCGGCCCAGCTGGACAGGGAGCACCGCTTCCCCGCGCAGCAG GTGAAGAAGATGGGGGAGTTGGGGCTGCTGGCTATGGATGTGCCGGAGGAGTACAAAGGCGCAGGCCTGGACTACCTGGCCTATTCCATCGCGGTGGAGGAGATCAGCAGGGGCTGCGCGTCCACGGGCGTCATCGTCAGCGTCAACAAC TCTCTGTATTTAGGGCCAATTCTCAAGTTTGGTTCTGAGGAACAGAAGCACCAGTGGATCGCTCCCTTCACCAGCGGGGAGAAAATCGGATGTTTTGCTCTCAGTGAGCCAG GAAATGGCAGCGACGCGGGAGCGGCAACCACAGTGGCACGCCTGGATGGTGACGAGTGGGTCCTGAACGGCACCAAGGCCTGGATCACCAACGCCTGGGACGCCTCGGCTGCTGTGGTGTTTGCTACTACAGATAAAGCCCTGAAGCACAAG GGCATTAGCGCGTTCCTCGTTCCCATGCCAACCCCGGGGCTGTCgctggggaagaaggaagacaAGCTGGGCATCCGCGCCTCTTCCACGGCCAACCTGATCTTCGAGGACTGTCGGATACCCAAAGCCAacctgctggggcagctgggaATGGGCTTCAAAATCGCCATG CAAACTCTGGACGCAGGCCGGATCGGCATCGCCTCCCAGGCGCTGGGAATAGCGCAGGCAGCCCTGGACTGTGCCGTGGATTATGCTGAGAAGAGGACGGCGTTTGGGTCGCCCATCACCAAGCTGCAGGCCATCCAG TTTAAGCTAGCAGATATGGCTGTGGCCTTGGAGGGGGCGCGCTTGCTGACCTGGAGAGCTGCGATGCTGAAAGACAACGGGAAGCCCTTCACGAAG GAAGCGGCAATGGCCAAGCTGGCGGCATCAGAGGCTGCAACAAGCATCGCTCATCAG GCCATCCAGATCTTGGGTGGGATGGGTTATGTGACAGAGATGCCAGCAGAACGTCACTACCGCGATGCTCGTATCACTGAGATCTACGAGGGGACCAGTGAGATCCAAAGACTGGTGATAGCAGGTCAGCTGCTGAAGGCTTACCGTGGCTGA